From the Triticum urartu cultivar G1812 chromosome 4, Tu2.1, whole genome shotgun sequence genome, the window ATGCTGCTCTTCTTATATGACGTTTACCAGATAaagacacttaccctgtgcctcgtcaagccttttgttaacaagctcgacatcggcgtctgccgcatccaactgccgttctaaatgggcaaactcgctagtccggctagccaccggagcttccatcacctgcacatagaggcggtatggttattacctgggaatttgatcctctgttcgtcgtcgtttccgacgacaaccagagtcttaggggctactatctacacagggcacacctagcatgtgcaggactatcatacattcttttacgtacctcaaagcctgttagtagactcataaaagcttcatgcaatccgctttcggcggacgatattctctccatcaccgtattcatcagcacacggtgttcatctgagatggccgctcgccccaccaactccctcagaacatccgatcgcacactagacggtgccggactcttttgtctgctctcctcgggagccggacactgggagcttcgggggccaatgggattatcttctggcctcaccggactcagagaggccctctgcgacgacacttcagggttgcccgcttccggagcggaggagtccggaggaggcgtttcgctctccatcatctctggaagaagatcctccgaagacgagctcatttgagaggggctaaggcccgaactgctaagatatatgcggtggttattttctcagaagaaaaagatggcacaTCTGTACTGTTAAAGTATTCcaggtcacttacgactcgcggaaGAATTGATCctcccgcggactttgtgcggcaacagcacccccaaggtaggaccctcggtgggagacttcttctcccgtttggaagcttcggcttccgaatccccgggcgcggtccttttcctcttccggtcgtcttccttcatggagacgcccgctccctcggttagaataggcagcgttgggggcccgcatCCGCCCTTACTGTCCTCcgcagtatcttccttcaagggctccgggcaaggtgcgatctggagcatcttttccaggaccggattttccaaaccctcagggaggggggccgaataCCGAATCAACTTTGTCTTTGCTAGCCAGTCCTgatcaaaaagcgaactctcagaaataacttcgtaacaaatgagagacagtatgttcggccggaagattccttacctgttcggcggtgcgggtactgctcaggcccacgtcctcggtgaattccggacactctacctgaggtccgaagaatgatttgtacatctcctcatgtgtcaaaccgaggaaattttgaatgacacgcggtccctcgggattgaactcccacaagcgaaggggccggcgtttgcaaggctggacttggcgaaccagcataacttgtgctaccgcaaccaaactaaaatctccattgaagagatctcgaatgcggctttgcagtataggcacgtccttggctggaccccagctcagacccctgctgatccatgacatcagttgtggtggagggcccgagcggaaaacaggggcggccgcccacttggcgcttctaggagccgtgatatagaaccactcttgttgccacaGTTCAGACACCTCcaggatggaacctttgggccacggagctcccgtcatcttgcgtattgaggcacctccacacactgcatgttgcccctcgatcatctttggcttcacttcaaaggtcttgagccataggccaaagtgaggggtaacccggaggaaggcctcgcacacgacgataaatgtcgtgatatgaagaaaggagtccggagctagatcatggaagtctagcccgtaataaaacatcaaacccctgacgaaaggatccagagcaaggcctagacctcggaggaagtgggagacgaacacgacgttctcgttgggttcgggggtagggacggcctgccctcggggaggcagccgatgcggaatttcggcggtcagatatctggcctcccttagctttttgatgtcttcttccatgacggaggaaggcacccatcggccttgaaggctagatccggacatgactggaggttcggagcacctgacctgaacttcgggcgtttgagcttgaggtgggggaaggattcgattgagcacgggaagGAAAAATAagagccttgtcccctttataaagagggtgaatatcaagcgtcctctccgtgttcgcttggacttgcctataatctaggagtcctagaagcggttgggttacccacacccgtattgatgagaatcccggaataaggggacacgatctctgctttaacaagacgtgccaaggaaaccgcctcgcataacgcgctgagatgggacagtaaaacggttcgaataaaagcttggccgtggtgtgatgtcacactacggagtgcgtcagcagattagatttgtgtaaatactattctctctatggcaatatgtggaaacttattttgcagagccggacactacctttgtgttcaaaatcttctatgaagtacttggaggaggaacccgccttgcaatgccgaagacaatttgcgcgccggactcgtcgtcattgaagcctggttcaggggctactgagggagtcctggattagggggtgttcggatagccggactataccttcagccggactcctggactatgaagatacaagattgaagacttcgtcccgtgtccggaagggactttccttggcgtggaaggcaagcttggcgatacggatatacagatctcctaccattgtaaccgactctatgtaaccctaaccctatccggtgtctatataaaccggcgggttttagtccgtaggacaacatacacatcaacaatcataccataggctagcttctagggtttagcctctctgatctcatggtaaatctactcttgtgctacccatatcatcaatattaatcaagcaggacgtagggttttacctccatcgagagggcccgaacctgggcaaaacttcgtgtcccttgccttctgttaccatccggcctagacgcacagttcgggaccccctacccgagatccgccggttttgacaccgacagtatcCTTGAAAACAACCGACTAGCCAAGCAGGAAGAAATTCCCGGGCTAGCGCCTGCGCGAGCCAAACAACCCGACAGGGCGCGAACGACGCTGACAGGGTGGACCCAGCCTCACCCTGTGTGGGTGGGGCAACGCCGAACGTCATTATCCATCTTACTATTGATCAGTGCAAACACTTTACGGATCATTCATTCGCAAAACATGTTGTTCATAGATTGCTTTGCTTCGTGGCTGCAATTGGCCTTTGTGCGATGGACGCAACGAGTCATTTAGTTTCACACCAATTAACATCTGAGTCGCTCGGAGCATCTTGTGTTCCCAACCAACAAAGCTCCATTGCCTTGGCAACCGAATCCCTTGCCCGCGAAGTCTAGCACATAGTATAATCCACGCCCGAATCAACGGCAGGTGTCCGCAACTGTCAGCTGATTATACTCCCAAAACGTTTCTTATTCAGAACCGGACCTCCAAACCCTTCCATCCAGAGCTCGCCAGCGCACTAAACCCCAATCGACACCACACCACACATTCTCTCTCTGCAAGCTGCCGCCCGCCCAACGCAACGCGTTAGGCCAACGGAGATGAGGCGAACTCCCCGTCTCCGGTGAGCTGGACACACGGAGCCGCCGACCTTTCTCGCCGCCTTTTCGTTCGTGCTCCCTGGCCAGAAAGAAAGAAAGCCGGGTAAGCCTTATCCCAAAGCCGTGTGAAGTCCAGCCAGCTAGTGGGCGGCGCCACTGGCCGGTGGGCCCGGGACACCCCACGCACATCAATACGTCGACGTGCCACCAGCTGTGTCCTCGCTCAGACGGCAGACGCGTCACGCGTGCCGCACAACGGGCAGTAGCACCACATCCACAGCGTCACGGGCGGCCGCGGCCATAGACTAATCGCGGCCCAAATTGCCAAGTTATTCTAGACAGGGGAATGATTAGCGGCGGAGGGGTTGGTTAAGCCCTGGGTTTGGCCGTGGTGGGCGTCAGCCGAGCTGATTACCAGCTGGGGGTGTGTGTGAATTGGAAAAAGTTTGGTTCTTTTTTGCGTTGGCCGTCAACCTATATAAGTACAGCCCCGTCGATCTCCTTGCTCCGCCCAGTCACCGTCCACACACATTTCCTTGGAGTTTTGCAGAGACcacccctccctccctcctctcTCATCCGATCCAAGCTACGAGTAGACAAGTCCCGCACTGTGCTGTGGTGCTCCATCTAGCCAGCTTTTCTTGCTCAGCTTAGCTTCCAAATCTGCTCCACAGCTCCGGCGGCACAAGAGGAAAATATCCGTGAGTCCGCGAGAGGGAGATCGTCCATGGAGAAGGACAGCCACAAGGAGGTGAGCCCAATTCCCATCCCCCCCAACGGATCCTTCCGGCTTTCGTGCGGAGAGATCGAATCCTCCTGCTTGCGAGAGTTCATCCATGGGTTTCCTTTCCCTTCCTCGCGATCTGGTTATGTGGTGGCTTGATAGAAGATTTGGATGCGTGCGTGCGTGTGGTGCAGGGGGAGGGGGCGACGGCGTGGATGACGGTGCCGGCGTTCGGGGACTGGGACATGAAGAACGGCGCCATGCCGGACTACTCCATGGACTTCTCCAAGATCCGGGAGATGCGCAAGCAGAACAAGAAGGAGCTCTCCCGCGCCAGCCTCGGCGGCGACGACGACCTCCTCGCCCACCACAAGCAGCACCACCACCAGCAGCAGCCCGCCGCCAAGGCTCCCCAGCAGCCCACCAAGCTCGGCGCTCCGGCCAAAGACCACGGCCCGCTCCACGGCCGCGACCACTCGCCCACCGTAAGCAAGCTCGCTCGCTCTTCTTCCCTCCCTGTTGCTTACTATTCGGCCTGGTAGTTTGATAAGTCATCGATTAGCCGCCGCCCAACGGTCAAGGAGGAATCCCATGCCCACAACCTTTTCTCCGCTTcgtcaaaaggaaaaaaaaggaaaGAGGAAACTTTTCTCCATTTCGATTCGGGTGTTCATAGCTGACCCGGAACTAGTAGTAGCATAAAGATTCGGACTTTCTGCTTTAACTACGTAGTATACTTTCAGTAAGCGGCGCTGCTGCGGATAGCAGTATAATATTCGTTGCTTGTTGAACAGCAGCAGCCATGGGGCTCTGCTGGGTCAAACTCGTACTCCAACGCACTGATAATTTGACCGTGGACGGTGGAACACAGCAGTTAATTCCACACAAGTGCCGGCTATTTAGTTAATATCTTAGTTATACACATGTTTTCATGTGCCAAGTACTTCAAAGAAGTGCTAGGAAAAGAGAGAACAAGCGAGTGAAACTGACTCTGTGTCACGGCGTACATGTTGATAACCATTCTGTTACTCTGCATTTACCTGATGGCTCTTCTGAGCTGCAAGTGCAAAGCCTGTTATGATGAACCGGTGAAAACAAGTACGTACTACAACACCGAAAAGTCGAACCGCCGCCTCTGTTTCAGGGGTAGTGGTGTGTGATTAAGCAAGTTTAGATGATGGTGATGGGCCCTATGCAATGTTTAGGGCGTCTACCCGCAGCTGCATCGACAATGAGTGGAGTCGGTTCAGCTGATATAGGTTGGTCGGCAGATATATCGACCCGTAGCACCGGCCACTCCAACCATTTGCATCTACTGCTTTTGTCACAGCTCACAGCTGCTTGGCAAGGACAGATCATCTCATTTTCCTAATCATATGTTACTCGATATGTGTATGCCTCTCAGAGGCTGTACCGATAAAGCGATGACTGATATGCATTAGTATGTCGATGTCCATGGGACATCCAATTAATTATGTTAGGAATCCCAGCTGATGATAGATGATTAGAACGAACTAATGATGGGTCGAGTCAGTCGGTAGGCTGATTTCCCTTTAAGGTTTGCAGGTATGAAATGAAATGCATGATGAGAAGTGGCAAAAAATAGGATTGAAGAAGCCGAGAATTAGTAGTTATCAACGGCCCTGTACGTACAGCTTGCTACAAGCTGGTGCCAATCTTGGCCAAATATACATTAGCTTTCCCTTTCCTTATGACAAAGCACAAATTGGTTGACACCGAACCTTCATCCAACCATAGTTTGGCAAACAACATTTCAGAACTGCAATCCTGCGAGGCGTCGCTGTCGCGCAACCTGGTTATCTAGTTGGCAAAAAAAGAAGGGAAAATAAAGTTATGCTTGAACTTCAGCTGTGGCGTACTATATTCTTGCCGTATCACCTGGCTGATGGCTACATACATGTAATGTAGTATAATGTAATGACATGGAAGGAATTTGTTTGTTGATGCAGGGAAGGAAGAGGTTCCTGAGCTATTTCCAGTGCTGCATCAAGGCCTGAAGACCGGCTGCTGCCACCGCCCTCCGTCGAGGTACCGCAGCATGAAGCGGCTTAGCAAATTTAGCCTAGGCTCCTTTGGTGTTTGGTCAAGCTTGCAATGAACGAAATGTGTAATATAATTCCACGCCCTGACGCTACCTGTTTAGAGAACCAGACGGTTTTATGTGGGGAACAGATTGCTTGTGAATGTCAAGGTTACTATCTTGCCTAGTAGTAATAATATTCACTGCGAGAAATGGCATCTGGTGTGATAATCTTGAACACCCTCACATCGAACTGGCAATACTTCGACATCGAGCCACCAGGAACCCTAACAGCTCCAACACGTCCATCTTGGAAGAAAGTAAAGAGTGATTCCCCTAGCTTCAAGCAAACGTCCAATTTCTCCTCTGCTTTCCCCAGGACCAGATGCTGAAACTGCACCTTTTAGTCCTGGAGAATGCGTCATCAAACAACTCAATCTCATGATCAAACCCACTGCTGAGAGCGGCGAATCTCACGTGACGGGGACCGACGACCTTTGCAAAGACTTATGAGTATATTACAAAGGCctcgatgcttttcgtgaatatTATGTGGCCTATGTCCAAGCTGAACGGGCCACCACGAATCTGTGCTTTGTAGCATTTCATCAAAGGGCCGGGATATGGGGCTGGCGTTCGAACGAATCGTTCCTTTGGGAAGCGATCGTTCGCTTCGATCAGCTTGTAGCGCGACCCCCAATGCCCCAATTTACTTAGACATGACTTTAAATAGCTaaaacaaaaatacaaaatagCTAGCAATGATGTAGTACTATATAGTGAAAAATCCCATCAAGTTCGGCATGAATTTGATGGGGAAAATGGCTTAAAATTACAAAAAATTGCCATTCCAACTTAAAGTTTATTTTCATGATATAATGGAAAAGGAAGGATTTTTTTTTGTAAAAAGAGTATCATGATAACAAAATGCCATGGTGCCTTAAAAAACGTCGATGAAGGGCCTTCTGCTTACCCTAGTAGTATAGCTTATGTTCTTCTGTTATGTCGAGATTTTTTTTGATGGTGGGTGTCTTTTGTAGGGTATATGGATTTATGATCTTTAAAGACAGCAGAGCCAATGATATTTTGTGATCAATTTGTACCTAAGAATGATATGTAGGGATCAATTGGTGATTTATGGTGTTTCATATCCATAAATACTCTATAGTGATGGGGAGAGATTTGGAGCCATTAATTTTTTTTGAACACGGTACAGACACAAGCACTCATATATACgtgcatacactcacccctatgaatgtacacacgcacaccctatctttatgagcacctccgagaggctgagccggcatatcatcctAAGATTTTACGAAGGATCCGTAGGCGCCTCATAGTCAACGGAaatgtctcctcccactgaacgtgtatcgccggaaatcctgaaataaattcaggatAAATGCAAGCACCAGGACTTGGACCGTGATGGGTTCGGGATACCACTGTCCATCTAACCATacaaccacaggttggttcgcaTTCGGAGCCATTCATTGATACATTTTTACTAGTGACGAGCTAGACCATGACACCTAGCACTGGTGCAGTGATGGACGACTTGCCCATCCCTGAGACACGGAGATTTGTAGCGTGTACCCTTGGTGGTCGAGTTTGGCCTTGGTGGTCGAGTTTGGGCTTGGTTTGCTAAGGCTCAAGGAGAATATGGCCAGAGATCACTTGTTCTTGAGAAGGTTTGTGCCCCCAAGCCTCTCCAACTACATTTATTTTAGGAAAGACCATCATCCCTAGCTTTATTAACTTAGGTCAGAAGTAAATCATCCACCAGTCTGTTGACGACACAACCTAGAGCTTCGTCAACCCAATTCTTGGAAATTTTATTGCAAAAAATAAATTTCGCTAGCTCATGAGATGTGCAATTTGCCGCATGAAAACAATGTTTAAATTTCACCATCCCAATTGTTATACTCGTTGTCGGTGttaaaactggcggatctcgggtaggggttccgaactgtgcgtttaaggtcgatggtaacaggcgacaggggacacgatgtttacccagattcgggcgctctctatggaggtaataccctacttcctgcttgattgatcttgatgaatatgagtattacaagagttgatctaccacgagatcgagatggctaaaccctaacagcctagcctgtatgactatggtaatgattgtcctccctccggactaagtcctccggtttatatagacaccaggaggatttagggttacataaggtcggttacaaagaaaggaatctacttatttgatcgccaagcttgccttccacgccaaggagagtcccatccggacacgggtgcagtcttcggtcttcgtatcttcacagcccatcagtccggcccatggctaacaggtcggacgcccgaggaccccttagtccaggactccctcagtagcccctgaacctggcttcaatgacaaggtatccgacgcgtagatctgtcttcggcattgcaaggcgggttcctccttccgaactctgAAATGGTCTTCGGACGTAGTGgtcgtgtccggacctgtaacacacacaccacacacaaccgcagagaatATAATAATCCACGAGTCCAATCCACTGACAATTTTTtgcaacatgacatcacgtccgTCTGGTCACAATTTTGAACCGTTTTTCATCTGCCGCCCCATGTTTCGAGACGTGGTTgccattggcatgtcttgtcaaagcagagatcgtatccccttattgcgggattctcatcaatacgggcgtgggtaacccaatcgtgtcGTTCACAcaacccttgggaataggcgagtttcaaggcgagtggggaggcgttcaatagtcactgcctttataaggggataaggattccctttcttctcccacgccttcttcctctgcccttccatCCTTGAGccccagcgcccaagttctcttATTTCCCAACTCGAGCAAGcacttcaaccatgtccggatccggaggtcaaggcaagtggatggcctcctccgtcaaggagaaggacatcactgAGCTTCGGGCGGCCAGGTATCTGGCGAAGGAAAGCGCCCACCGTCTTCCGGCCAAGGGGCAAGTCATCCCTACACcgaagcccaatgagagggtggttttcctccctcATTTCGTCCGCGGgttagggtttccactccaccctttcgtccgtgggctgatgttctattacgggctagacttccatgatctagccccaaactccttcctcaacatctcggcattcattgtcgtgtgcgaggctttcctccgcatccaaccccacttcggcctgtggctcaaggtcttcaacgtgaagccgaaggtgatGGATGGcgagcacgcggagtgcggaggcgccatggtgagcaagatgcccaatgcCATCTGGCCAAAAGGTACTTTCGTGGAGACTGTCAAGGAGTGGCAGAAActgtggttctatatcacagagcCTCGTGGCGTCACGTGGGCTGTggctgccgaattcaactccggAGCTACgatgcggctcacttcctggattGAGAAGGGCCCAAATTGGTCTTCCTCAGatgagctgatagcgctgcaaacgcgcattcaaagcatggtggataaagatatcaagctcgtcgacgtaatccaggtgatgctagttcgccggattctcccgtgccaaAGCCGAAGCCGCCCTTTATTGGAATTCAATCGAGGAAGCACCAAGCTCTGGAAAGGCTCTTCGGAACCACtcacgaagacgcctggaagttgctcttcaaagGCAATGAGACGCCGCCGGCCATAGATTCAGACCGTGGGCACGACATTACCCACCCTGCCAACGAGGTAAGCCTTTAACACACCCTCTACTTGTTTACTTCAAGGAGGATACCTAAACTTTTATTATTTCAGGTATGGACGGAGAGAGCGGAGCGGATtcggtgtccggctccgctgcccgaggaACCAGTCATCCCGGGCCTGGCAAAGATGCTGGTACCGGCGCCCTATAcggcaccggagaagaaggccaagaagaaggccaagggggtccggagtggcccgCACCGCAAGGGCAGTTCGGACGTGACGTCTGAAGATAAGACCCGCTCCTCTGCCGCCGAAGACGACgagtaggaggaggaggaagagagcaAATCTCCCCCTGATggagggaggaagaagagggtggcctccacaaatctggaggcggaggcgcccaagaaggggaaaggccctCTCGCGGACAACTCCGCGTGGGACGTCGACAGCAGTCCGGAGCGGCGCCCCCGGAACAAGCCCCTGGCCGCATCGTGAGTACTAGGAACCCACACACATCCATTTATCCAGCCTCTCCACCTTATGGTATTTTATATGACTAATCATGTTATTGCAGTCC encodes:
- the LOC125552783 gene encoding uncharacterized protein LOC125552783; translation: MEKDSHKEGEGATAWMTVPAFGDWDMKNGAMPDYSMDFSKIREMRKQNKKELSRASLGGDDDLLAHHKQHHHQQQPAAKAPQQPTKLGAPAKDHGPLHGRDHSPTGRKRFLSYFQCCIKA